The sequence below is a genomic window from Candidatus Poribacteria bacterium.
TTAAGGCTTCACGTATCTTCGCTTCAACTTCCGCCGCAATGTCTGGGTTCTCTTCCAAATATTTCTTGGCATTCGTTCTGCCTTGCCCGATGCGTTCGTCGTTGTAGGCGAACCAAGAGCCGCTTTTCTGGATAAACTCGTTCTCAACAGCAATATCCAAAAGATTTCCTTCTTTAGAGATGCCTTGCCCGAAAGTAACGTCATATTCGGCTTCTTTGAAAGGAGGTGCGACCTTATTTTTTACAACTTTGACTCGGACACCGCTGCCGAGTATTTCAGTGCCATCTTTAATTTGACTACCGCGTCGGAGTTCTAAACGGATAGAAGCATGGAACTTGAGAGCGAGTCCACCGGGGGTTGTATCTGGGTTCCCGAACATGATCCCAATTTTTTGCCGGATCTGATTTGTGAAGATAACACAGGTTTTGGATTTGTTAGTGACACCCGACAACTTCCGTAACGCTTTAGACATCAGGCGAGGCAACAAACCGACGTGTGCATCCCCCATTTCACCCTCAATCTCGGCTTGCGGCGTCAAAGCCGCTACCGAGTCAACGACGACCAAGTCAATCGCACCGCTGCGGATAAGCGTTTCGACAATTT
It includes:
- the recA gene encoding recombinase RecA; the encoded protein is MQDEQKQKAIDQAISQVEREFGKGAIMRFADNEVVPVEAIPTGSLALDLALGVGGVPRGRIIEIFGHEGTGKTTLALHIVAEAQKLGGTAVFIDVEHALDTAYARNIGVNLENLLIAQPDAGEQALEIVETLIRSGAIDLVVVDSVAALTPQAEIEGEMGDAHVGLLPRLMSKALRKLSGVTNKSKTCVIFTNQIRQKIGIMFGNPDTTPGGLALKFHASIRLELRRGSQIKDGTEILGSGVRVKVVKNKVAPPFKEAEYDVTFGQGISKEGNLLDIAVENEFIQKSGSWFAYNDERIGQGRTNAKKYLEENPDIAAEVEAKIREALSVAPESTAGAIPEEETDDTAAAAE